In Novosphingobium kaempferiae, the DNA window TCGCTGCCGCACCCGCCGCCGTCGAGGCCGCGCCTGCCGCTGCCCCGGCCGCTCCGGTCGATGCCGTGAAGTCCCCGATGGTCGGCACCGTCTACCTCGCCGCAGAGCCCGGCGCGCCTGACTTCGTCACCGTCGGCAAGACCGTGAAGGCCGGCGACGTGCTCCTCATCGTCGAGGCCATGAAGGTCATGAACCAGATCGTAGCGCCCAAGGGCGGCACGATCACCCAGATCCTCGTC includes these proteins:
- the accB gene encoding acetyl-CoA carboxylase biotin carboxyl carrier protein, translated to MNIDSALVRELAELLAETGLSEIEVEDGDRKIRVSRQMIQQMAAAMPAFAPAAAAPVAAAPAAVEAAPAAAPAAPVDAVKSPMVGTVYLAAEPGAPDFVTVGKTVKAGDVLLIVEAMKVMNQIVAPKGGTITQILVENQQPVEFDQPLVVIG